In Ascochyta rabiei chromosome 18, complete sequence, one DNA window encodes the following:
- a CDS encoding Nucleoside-diphosphate kinase, which produces MTTEQTFIAIKPDGVQRGLIGPIISRFENRGFKLAAIKLVTPGKEHLEKHYEDLSTKPFFPGLIAYMSSGPICAMVWEGRDAVKTGRSILGATNPLASAPGTIRGDFALDVGRNVCHGSDSVENAKKEIALWFKDGEVQEWKQAGFDWIYEKA; this is translated from the exons ATGACTACCGAGCAGAC CTTCATTGCTATCAAGCCTGATGGCGTCCAG CGTGGCCTCATTGGCCCCATCATCTCCCGCTTTGAGAACCGCGGCTTCAAGCTCGCTGCCATCAAGCTCGTCACTCCCGGCAAGGAGCACCTCGAGAAGCACTACGAGGACTTGAGCACCAAGCCCTTCTTCCCTGGTCTGATCGCCT ACATGTCCTCGGGCCCCATCTGCGCCATGGTCTGGGAGGGCCGTGACGCCGTCAAGACCGGCCGCTCCATCCTCGGAGCCACCAACCCCCTTGCCTCCGCCCCCGGCACCATCCGCGGCGACTTCGCCCTCGACGTCGGCCGCAACGTCTGCCACGGCTCCGACAGCGTCGAGAACGCCAAGAAGGAGATTGCCCTGTGGTTCAAGGACGGCGAGGTCCAGGAGTGGAAGCAGGCCGGCTTCGACTGGATCTACGAGAAGGCTTAA
- a CDS encoding Glucan 1,3-alpha-glucosidase, translated as MVTSQQRSAPRWTAVFLLWTALCSLFLPAVSVKHENFKTCDQSGFCKRNRAFADDVTASSSFVSPYALDPTTLKFKDGQLDAVVLKTVGEGAEKVQLPLTVTFLESGVARVTLDEAKRQKGDIDLRHDSKARKERYNEAGKWALVGGLKTSSGAALAEAADAGYTKVVYGKGSRHQAIIRHAPFSIEFQRDGETQVKFNERGFLNLEHWRAKVEKPKEEPKDGEEAKEEPKVEEEKVEEEKGEDESTWWDESFGGNTDTKPRGPEAISLDISFPGYAHVFGIPEHATRLSLKTTRGGNDAYTEPYRLYNADVFEYEMDSPMTLYGAIPFMQAHRKGSTVGVFWLNAAETWIDVTKTRNTANPLALGVEGHTDTHTHWMSESGLLDVFVFLGPTPQDLTRQYGELTGYTAMPQSFAIAYHQCRWNYVTDEDVKDVDRRFDKFNIPYDVIWLDIEYTHEKEYFTWDPLTFVDPISMQQQLDKRDRKLVAIIDPHIKNTNNYPIIDELKSKDLAVKNKDGNQYEGWCWPGSSMWVDCFNPAAIDWWKGLFKYDKFKGSAHNTFIWNDMNEPSVFNGPETTMPKDNLHHGNWEHRDVHNINGMTFHNATYHALTERKKGELRRPFVLTRAFYSGSQRSAAMWTGDNQADWPHLEASLPMILNQGISGFPFAGADVGGFFGNPSKELLTRWYQAGIYYPFFRGHAHIDTRRREPYIPGSPYTEIITQALRLRYQLLPAWYTAFHEAHTTGAPIVRPNFYIHPDDEAGFAVDDQLYIGSTGLLAKPVTKEGADSVSVYIADDQPYYDYFDYTTYTGKGQHTVPAPLEKIPLLMQGGHIIPRRDRPRRSSGLMKYDPFTLVVVLDKDGNAAGTLYVDDGETFDYQGGAFIHRRFSFDGKRNILTSSNLDTSTVRTVKYEKYAKSMDKVRVEKVIVIGAPSAWKDKDEVIVMEEGSKESKRRKPVPLEYYPADGKKAAFAIIRDPSVGIGRGWKIDFGGANAGPHDHHGHEH; from the exons ATGGTTACATCACAGCAGAGGTCCGCTCCCCGGTGGACGGCCGTGTTCTTGCTGTGGACGGCGCTGTGCAGCTTGTTCTTGCCAGCTG TATCTGTCAAGCATGAAAACTTCAAAACCTGCGACCAGTCTGGCTTCTGTAAACGCAACCGCGCATTCGCCGACGACGTCACTGCCTCGAGCTCCTTCGTCTCCCCATACGCCCTCGACCCCACGACACTTAAGTTCAAGGACGGCCAACTGGACGCTGTAGTACTCAAGACGGTCGGAGAAGGTGCCGAGAAGGTCCAGTTGCCGCTCACAGTCACTTTCCTCGAATCTGGCGTTGCAAGAGTTACCCTGGACGAAGCAAAGAGGCAGAAAGGAGACATCGACCTCAGGCACGACAGCAAAGCCAGAAAGGAGCGATACAACGAAGCTGGCAAATGGGCGCTCGTCGGCGGCCTGAAGACCTCCAGCGGCGCTGCATTGGCTGAAGCAGCCGATGCTGGCTACACCAAGGTCGTCTACGGCAAAGGCAGCAGGCACCAAGCCATCATCCGCCATGCACCTTTCTCGATCGAGTTCCAGCGGGACGGCGAGACCCAAGTCAAGTTCAACGAGCGTGGTTTCTTGAACCTGGAGCACTGGAGGGCAAAGGTCGAGAAGCCCAAGGAGGAGCCAAAGGACGGCGAGGAGGCCAAAGAAGAGCCAAAGgtcgaggaggagaaggtcGAGGAGGAAAAGGGCGAAGACGAGAGTACATGGTGGGACGAGAGTTTTGGTGGAAACACCGACACAAAGCCTCGCGGCCCTGAAGCTATCTCACTCGACATCTCCTTCCCCGGCTACGCCCACGTATTTGGTATCCCAGAACATGCCACAAGGCTCTCACTGAAGACGACGAG AGGCGGCAACGATGCCTACACCGAGCCATATCGACTGTACAACGCTGATGTCTTTGAGTACGAGATGGACAGCCCAATGACTTTGTACGGCGCCATCCCATTCATGCAGGCACACCGCAAAGGATCCACCGTCGGTGTCTTCTGGCTCAACGCTGCCGAGACATGGATCGACGTGACCAAGACCAGAAACACTGCGAATCCGCTGGCGCTCGGTGTCGAAGGCCACACTGACACGCACACCCACTGGATGTCCGAGAGTGGTCTCTTGGATGTGTTCGTCTTTCTTGGACCCACCCCTCAGGATCTTACCCGTCAGTATGGTGAGCTCACTGGATACACTGCCATGCCCCAGTCGTTCGCCATTGCCTACCACCAGTGCCGCTGGAACTACGTCACCGACGAGGATGTCAAGGATGTTGACCGCCGTTTCGACAAGTTCAACATCCCGTACGATGTCATCTGGCTCGACATTGAATACACCCACGAAAAAGAATACTTCACCTGGGACCCGCTGACATTCGTTGACCCAATCTCCATGCAGCAGCAACTCGACAAGCGAGACAGGAAGCTTGTGGCGATCATCGACCCTCACATCAAGAACACCAACAACTACCCTATCATTGACGAGCTCAAGAGCAAGGACCTCGCTGTCAAGAACAAGGATGGCAACCAGTACGAGGGTTGGTGCTGGCCCGGTTCCTCCATGTGGGTCGACTGCTTCAACCCAGCTGCCATTGATTGGTGGAAGGGTTTGTTCAAGTATGACAAGTTCAAGGGATCTGCTCACAACACATTCATCTGGAACGATATGAACGAGCCCTCTGTCTTCAACGGCCCTGAGACTACTATGCCCAAGGACAACTTACACCACGGCAACTGGGAGCACCGCGATGTCCACAACATCAATGGCATGACCTTCCACAATGCTACCTACCACGCCCTGACTGAGCGCAAGAAGGGCGAGCTCCGCCGTCCATTTGTCCTCACTCGTGCCTTCTACTCTGGCAGTCAACGTAGTGCGGCCATGTGGACTGGTGACAACCAGGCTGACTGGCCCCATCTTGAAGCATCTCTGCCTATGATTCTCAACCAAGGCATCTCTGGTTTCCCATTCGCTGGTGCTGACGTTGGAGGTTTCTTCGGCAACCCCAGCAAGGAGCTTCTCACGCGCTGGTACCAGGCTGGTATCTACTACCCGTTCTTCCGTGGCCACGCCCACATCGACACTCGCCGTCGTGAGCCTTACATTCCTGGATCGCCATACACTGAGATTATCACTCAGGCTCTTCGTCTGCGTTATCAGCTGCTTCCTGCCTGGTACACTGCCTTCCACGAGGCCCACACAACTGGTGCACCAATCGTGCGTCCTAACTTCTACATCCATCCAGATGATGAGGCCGGTTTCGCGGTCGATGACCAGCTCTATATCGGGTCCACCGGTCTGCTTGCTAAGCCAGTCACTAAGGAAGGCGCCGACAGCGTCTCTGTATACATCGCAGACGACCAGCCTTACTACGACTACTTCGACTACACCACTTACACCGGCAAGGGCCAGCACACTGTCCCTGCACCTCTCGAAAAGATCCCGCTCCTTATGCAGGGAGGTCACATCATTCCCCGCCGCGACCGTCCCCGTCGTTCTTCAGGCCTCATGAAGTACGATCCCTTCACGCTTGTTGTTGTTCTCGACAAGGACGGCAACGCGGCAGGCACACTCTATGTCGATGACGGCGAGACATTCGACTACCAAGGCGGTGCCTTCATTCACCGCCGCTTCTCGTTCGACGGCAAGCGCAACATCCTCACCTCGTCGAACCTCGACACTAGCACCGTCCGCACCGTAAAGTACGAAAAGTACGCCAAGTCGATGGACAAGGTCCGTGTTGAGAAGGTCATCGTCATCGGTGCACCAAGTGCGTGGAAGGACAAGGACGAGGTCATCGTCATGGAGGAGGGCTCGAAGGAGAGCAAGAGAAGGAAACCAGTGCCTCTTGAGTACTACCCTGCCGATGGCAAGAAGGCCGCCTTCGCAATCATTCGCGACCCCAGCGTAGGCATTGGACGGGGCTGGAAGATCGACTTTGGTGGCGCGAATGCTGGTCCTCATGACCACCACGGACACGAGCATTGA